tgtgttattgttgttatagttgtttgaggcagggtctcatgtagactgggctggcctcaaattcactgtgtagccaaagctggccttgaacttctcaaccttctgtctctacttcccagtgctagaattatgaCTTGGGTAACTACGCCTTTTCTGTAATCCTTCTGATGAACTCTGATATATGCTCAGAGCAGTTCTGCATACTGAAGTGTGATGACTTTCCTGAGAAAAGCAGAGCATTTTTAAGTGTGATCCATTTGGTATGAtcatatgtaagtgtgtgtgtgtgtgtgtgtgtgtgtgtgtgtgtgtgtgtgtgtaatagcatGTTTCCTTGAAGAGTGACTGACAAAGTGTGGCTCTCAGACTTGGATAGCTGATAGACCTGTTCTCAAAAAGGAATGATGGCTCTGTCACTTCAGAGAAAAATCTGACAGTATTTGCTACCAATTATACAATTCAAATTTTCAACTGAAAATCCTAACTCGGAGTAGCCTTTCTCTGACACTTAAAACATGGTTGTATACTCTCCAATGAAACAAATCAAGATGTTAAAGAATGTGATGTTTTAGTATAGTGGATTTATTGAGATGTCAACACTTGGGACATATGTGTGGCTCAGTGAATCAGTATTTTCCAAATGACCAATCAACGACATAACAAAATTATGTATGAGTAAATGATTACCCAAAAATAGAGGATAAGAAGTTCAAAGTAGACATGGTGCACACATCTATGATCCCAGGTAGAGGAAGGTGGCTAAAAGTTCCAGCCCAGCCcaatctacacagcaagttccaggttagctaggaccacatagagagaccctagctaaaggatagatagatgatagatagatagatagacagacagacagacagacagacagatagatagataaaattcaGGGCCATCCTcagaaattcaagaccagccagtGTGGGTAAGCACATGAGACTCCGCCTCAACCATTTCCCAGATagcaaaaatataataatttcttgccaagtggtggtggtgcatgcttatagtctcagaacttgggaggcagaggtaggcagatatatgtgagtttgaggccagcctgatctacagagtgagttccagggtagccagggctatacagagaaaccctgtctaaataaataaataaataaataaataaataaataaataaataaatgtacatttatcATGCTTCCCTGATTTGAGGGAGGAAGATATGCTTTTTTAGTTCAAGTGCTATTTATATTAACGTGATAGTATataataggtgtgtgtgtggttttgtataAAATATGTCTAGCTGTAGTCCAGATTAGCCTCAGTCTGGGATGTGTAGAAGATGACCTAGAACATCTGATGCTCAAATCCCCAtctcctgcgtgctgggattcGAGGTGTGTACCACCCTGATTAGCTCATGCTGTGCTCAGGACTGAGCCTAGAGTCTTGGTGCATGTTGGGCGAACACTAGTTAAGCTACACCTCCAGACTTAATCTTTGTGATTTTTAATGAATTCATAAGTATCTTTACCTTTTCTGGGCTTGCAGCCTAATACAGCAAGTGGAGATGTCTGATAACATCCACTGTAGCAGAAGCTATTGAGGAGTCTTCAATAATTTCTAAGAGCATAAGGAGGTCTAATACCAAAAATAATTGAGGAGTTCTACACTAGGCCATttatttctctaacttctccttaTTAGTTGTCACATTTGAGTGCCTGGAAGATCTATGTAAAAACCACATCTGCCAAATGTTTACAAAGTGCTGTCTAAGCATGGTACTATTCAAGGAAGGAGCTGAGGACTCAGAACAGAGAACAAGAGACCTTTTTCTGCAGGCCGCACAAGACAAACAGGTACAAGGCTTGTAGCAGGAGACTAGGCTGAGAAAGTTCATGGGAAAACGAGCACCTAGTAGGCCAGGAGGGAAGCAGCCAGGGAAGACTTCCCAGAAGAGCTGACACTTGATCTTAAAGGCCACTAGGAATTAGCTTCGGGGAAGGGTGTTGTAGAGTGAGGGAACAGAATGCATAAAATGTGGACACTGTTGAGAAAGGTATGGATGGCTATTTCCAGCCCTTGTCCATAGCTCAGTATGACTGTAAGGTAAAGTCTGAGTATTGGAGCGAGGCTGGGAACTGTAGAAGAGGCTAGTGAAGTAGGCAGGGACCCAAACAAAGAGTGCTTCTACCATATTAAGAAATGTGagtagcttccttccttccttccttccttccttccttccttccttcctctctctgtctctctctctctgtctctctctctctgtctgtctctctctctttttaatcttGAAGGCACAAAAGGAATAGGGAAGGGCACTTAGAAAATTGAAGGATTTTCTATTCCACtaacttaaaaaaacaacacacacacacacacactaaccttGGCAGCAAAAGCCAGGCAAATTAGAGAACCAAGACCAAGGAAGACCATGGCCCCACGGCAGACCCAGAAAGTGACAGGAACTGTCCACTTCAAGGAGCCATCTGATTAGTAGCTAGAAGGCTCCCCAGGGGTTTGTGCATATGAACAGTGAAGGACTAGGAGGGGTGAAAGCTAAACCCTGGCGGTCTAGCATAGGCTTACTGGATGGATGAGACATCTTTGTCTTGTACAGAGTTTAGGACTGGAGTCAACAAGCGAGGTCAGGTCAAACGTGCTCTAGTTACTGTGGGTCTAGTTAGTAGACAACAAAGCAGATGGGGATTCACTCTGTGTCCCCTACACACCCGCCAGCCCTCCTCCCCAGGATTCCTACGGTGGTCCCCAGCCCACCAGCAAATCTCAGGCCTCCGACTCCTCTGCATATGCTGGTCGGGGAGAGGCGCCCCCTCTGGGACGCCTCAGCGCTCGCTCCCCTCGCCCACCCCAGCGAGCAGAAAGAACCCCGCCACCCTCGCCCAGCTCCGGCGCTGTTTGTAGGAAGCCTCGGAGGAGGGGACCTCTCACCGCCCGCTCCCTACGCCTGGTGGCTGCGTAATTCTTCCCCACGTTCCCTTCGGCTCTCCGTGGCCCGGCCCCGCCTCCCCACGGAGAAACAACCCCAAAAAagggcagaaaagaaaattcGGAGTCAAATTGGCCCGTTGGGGAAGACCGCCGAGTCcgctgggagaagggaagaggagggcgGGCgccagggaaagagagagaggcgaAAGGGGGAGCAGTCAGAGCCCGAGGGGGCGGGAGCGCCTTGTCccgggtgggagtgggggtggggagagcgcCCTGGCCAGCCCGGCCTCAGCCTCGTGGAAAATATGCGGGGCACGTGGGGGGCGGGGCGGGCAGGCGCTGAAGACCTGGCTCTAGGCACTGAAACTGGGAAGGAACACTAGGTTAATAGATGCCAGGCCCGTCCTTGGGGgaagcagtcctcctgcctcagtttccccaagcACAAGAAAAGACTTAGCCACCACCTCCACGACGGTAGTGTAAAACCGGAGTCTGGGACCCGGGGTAAACTGAGGCACTCGAGGCGTGCAGGAGATCCGCCTCCCAAGAGACATTTAATCTGGGGGGATTTACAGGAAACTTCTAAATTAAGGGTAGCGGCTGCTGCTAGCTGAGGGAGGGCACGCGGTCTCTGTGCCCAGGCAGCTGCCGTGAGCTCACGCCCTGAAATAGCCCCGGGGGCCCCAGCCACAGCTGCCGCTGGGCCGACCTGTCACTCAGAGGAAGCGCTGAGCCCCCGGCCCAAGGGTCTTGTGGCCTCTGCTGACCAAGGTTTTTGCAGCCAGCAGTGAGCTAGTTTTGCTTCCGACGGCTGgctggggaagagaggaggcGGGGCCGGGACCCGAGGGGGCGGACCCGAGGGGTGGGCGCAAGGGGCGGCCGCGCCCGGAGACCGGGCAATGCTTCTGCCCCTACAAGGTTTGGGCCTTGGTGGGGGAGGGTCCTGGTCCCCCGGCTCCGCCCGGCTCCTCCCCGCCTTTTAGGCGCCCGCGCTGCTGGGATATCACAGTCCCTCTTGGTCCTCCTGACCTGTCCCCCGTGCATCCAGCGCTCGCGGCTAGCCCAGTCTAGCTACTCTCCACCGCTCGCTCGCCGGCCCACTCCCCACTGCAGCCATGGACGCCATCAAGAAGAAGATGCAGATGCTGAAACTGGACAAGGAGAATGCCATCGACCGCGCGGAACAGGCCGAAGCCGACAAGAAGCAAGCTGAAGACCGATGCAAGCAGGTGGGGCCCAGTGTaacctcccctgccctcccccagcCTCGAGTCTGCTTTCCAATGCCTTCATCAGTGTGAGGGCTGGATTTCACAGGACCCTCCACAGCTCAGCCCTAACTAGAGGCTACACCCCACCCACCATGGCCTGGGGAGTGCCCAGTTACCACCCCTGTCATTACACAGCTGCAATGGGTCCTAGCTCCTTGAGTCTTGTTACTTTCTCCTCCCAGGGCCTCCTAACACTACTGACTATCGGATTGTCCTTCCGGTTACCCTTCTTCTCCCCCAACAATCTCCAAGAATCTCCTAGAAGACCCCCCTCACCccagcacgcacacacagacacacacacacacacacacacacaaatcttcccagaccttctgtcttctttccttgcCTCTGGGCCCTGACCCAGAGCTAGCTGATCAAATCTCCATCTTCCACAGCTGGAGGAAGAGCAGCAGGCCCTccagaagaagctgaaggggacagAGGATGAGGTGGAAAAGTATTCCGAGTCTGTGAAAGATGCCCAGGAGAAACTGGAGCAGGCTGAGAAGAAGGCCACCGACGTGAGTGTGGTCTTGGGGAGGTTTAAAGGAACCCCAGGCATGGTCGAGAATGGAGAAAGGGACCAGGTCTCTCCAGCACCAGAACAGACAGGTTTCCTCTCTGTAACACCACCGAGGGCAGGTTTACACAAGTAACCCAAGACACTAGGTAAATCAAAACCACCTACTACTTCCCGATAGGACTCTGCCTCAGTAATTCCTCTGGGTTCCAGCCCTTAGAATGTGCAGTGATCAAGTGGTGAGTCACTGTGGAGTCACCGTGAAGGGTGGGAGGTGAGAGTTTACCCTCCCTCTTAGTTAATCCTCCCCTCTGAGAGTGAAGAGGAGGAGGCTGCAGCTGTGTTTGGTGTGTCTGAGGGCTGGGGTTGAGTGTGAGGGGCAGGAAAGCTGAGGCGCTCCAAAGACGAGGCTCTGATTTCAGTTGCAGCGCTAAGGAGCCTTTAGGAAGTCCCCACCCCCGACCTCTGGCACCAGCAGGATGGCTGCCCTGGAACCTCAGCTCAGGTTCTAATGGCTCCTCATTTACCCTCATTAAGCTGTCAACCTCAAGCCCAGGCCAGGCCACAGGGCAGAGGGACAGGGCCACAGTTGCCAAAGCAGCCACCTTGGCCAGGCTCTGCTTACCCTGAGGTTTCTCTGTCCATTTCCAACCAGACTTTGTTGCTTCCCAACATTCCCAACTCACATCTTGGGGCAGCCTGGCCATGTGACTTTAGATGCAGCCTAGTCATGTGACTTTGGATGCTCCACTTTCACCATtccttgcctcagtttctcattttaaatttaagatgagTCTGTAACTAGGGTGTAAGCCGTGGTCTGAACACCTGAGATGGCGTTTGTATcgctcattctctctccctcccccaaaccCCTCCGGGCTGGGCTTCCTCAGCCTCTAGTCTCCAGGTTTGGTTCTCTATGAGCTCTGGCACTTGGGAAGGAATTGCCCTGCAGCTGCTAGCAAAGTTGACCCTGAGCATCTGATACTCTATAAATAACCCAGGCTCAGTACAGCTGGAGGCAAGACTGGAAACCCAAGGAGCTTGGTGGGGGGTGAGGAGGGGGAGTAGGGACAGTTGGGGAAGCCGACAGCCCTGCCAGTCATAAATAGGAAATGCAGACCAAGTTTGTAGTGTTGCCTTGAACATAGCAGTTAATTTAGGCGGCGCCTCAATTCCTCTGCTCTCTTTTGTTTGCCCTTCATCCATTGGGAGCAGTGGCATCTCCCCTGtggtggaagagcagccagcagccaTAGGTTAGAAGAGCAGACATGGCAGGATATCAGTCTTATAAGGACcctaagactccctgagctcagcAGGCATTTgttgccccaccaccaccatctccccAGTGTCCCCCAGAGCCGTTCTCCCTTATGCTGTCCCCAGAGTGTTTCCACATTGAGTCACTGGGCCCTGTGCCCGTGATGGCCTCTTGTTCTAAGTGGCCAAACTCCAGGTACTGAAGGCACCTGGAGGACAAGCTATAAACTGCTTTCTATATATGGTGATGTGTTTCTCCTGCTCCCTCCTCAGTGTTGCCCAGGGTCTGCCTTCTCTGccagccccacccacccccagtgctaccacctagctcctcctctccgctccttccctcccctccactAGTCTAGTCCTTCTTCTTTTTGATCTTAAATCTCTACAGGGGTCTCTATGATTTTGTCTTGGAGAACAAGACAGGGTCATCTGACATTTTTACAGGGATGACTCTAAGCAGGCAATGTATTCAGAATGTCACTGTTTCCATAGGTGGCTTATCATTAGAATCCACTGGgagcttattaaaaaaaaaaaaaaaaaaaaaaaaaaaaaaaaaaagccgggagcagggggctggagagatggttcagtggttcagagcactggctgcccttgaagaacacctgggttcagttcccagggccTCCCAACCGTATGGGCactaagtacacacacatacaggcaggcaaaacgctgatacacataaaataaaaagaaatactttttcttAAAGGCACAAGAGTCCCAGCCCCCTCCTTGGAGGGCTCAGTTGAGTGAGTCTATCGTGGAGCTGAAAACCTGTTGCGTTTATGAGCCTCCCCTGTGGCCCTGTGGAGAAATAGTACATGATCTCAGAAGTGTCCTAAGAAGCTGTGATTGTTAACTCTGATTTAtgaaggaggaaactgaggcttcagGAAGCCAAATTGTGTTACCCAAGGTCATATAACAAGTGTGGAGTAGCCGAGCCATGACTCTAAGACGACAGTCTGACTCTGAGCCAGTGCACTTAAAAACCACGCTGCTGTTGTCATTTTCCTTTATGGGCAACCCTGCTCCTCCCTGCGTCTGTTTCTCAGGGTATCCTGGGTCCCTATGGACCTTCTCCAAAAGTTCTTTCCATATTCAGAGTCTGAGTGTCATCACTtgttctcccttcccccaccccactgtcACCTTGGCAGGAAGCCCCTTGTTACAGCCATGGTTCCTTACAGGCCCCCCTTGCCTCTGAAGTCCCCGGCTGGGAAGTCTGCCTGGCAACTGGTGATATCACAGAACTTCATTTTGTGATTGGCTGCTTTTTAGTAGCGGCAAAGTCTGGATTCTTGCCTATTCCCCGCTTTACCTGAGCCAGGCTCTGCTTTGTAGGAATCAGAGCTGCCTCAGACTTAGGTGTTAGCATTTCAAGTGCTCTCAGGGGAGCTACTGGGACCAACCACCTAATCGCTAACCCTGCATAATGCGGAAGAGAAACCGTCAGGAGAATGGCGCTTGTGGGGGAACACAGGTTTTTCTCTAGGTAGAAGATGGTTTGCATGTGGGAAATAGTTGAAGACTTAGAAAGCAGAAAGCTAAGATTCTGAAAAGAAATGTACTGTTCTTAGAATCTAGCAGATCCTAACTAAAGCATAAAAAgtcctttgacctctgacctctgacccacAGGCTGAAGCAGATGTGGCCTCTCTGAACCGCCGCATTCAGCTCGTGGAGGAGGAGTTGGATCGGGCACAGGAGCGCCTGGCTACAGCCTTGCAAAAGCTGGAGGAGGCTGAGAAAGCGGCTGACGAGAGCGAGAGGTGGGGAAGGGGGCCCTGAAATAAGGCAGGGTAGGGACTGCAGAGGGAGGAACCCATCTCTGCTGGCACTGGCCTCACACACACTTCTGTCCCTGCTTCTCAGAGGAATGAAGGTCATTGAAAACCGGGCCATGAAGGATGAAGAAAAGATGGAGCTGCAGGAGATGCAGCTGAAGGAAGCCAAGCACATCGCTGAGGACTCAGACCGCAAATATGAGGAGGTGCCGGCCTTGTCCCCGCTCACTTTGACCAGCAATCCCCAAAGTCCCAGGTGGTCACCACTGACCTACTTCTCTCTCCCACATCCCCTCAGGTGGCCAGGAAGCTGGTGATCCTGGAAGGAGAGCTGGAGCGCTCTGAAGAGAGAGCCGAGGTGGCTGAGAGGTAAGGGTACCCTGGATGTGAATGGACCGGTAGAACTCGGCCTGAGGGCTCAGCTGGGGGACACTGTGCACCGTGGTCAGGCAGTTCCCCAGGCCAGAGGCCACAGGAACAGGCTTTGTCCTCTGATATATGCCCGCTGCCCCCAGCCGAGCCAggcagctggaggaggagctTCGAACCATGGACCAGGCCCTCAAGTCGCTGATAGCCTCAGAGGAGGAGGTAGTAGCCTCTCTGGGCCTTTCTAGGCAATGGCACCTTTTCTCACTCACCTCACATCCCTCCCCAGCTCAGCGTCTCAGGCTACTGTCTCTCTCC
Above is a window of Arvicanthis niloticus isolate mArvNil1 chromosome 5, mArvNil1.pat.X, whole genome shotgun sequence DNA encoding:
- the Tpm2 gene encoding tropomyosin beta chain isoform X3, whose translation is MDAIKKKMQMLKLDKENAIDRAEQAEADKKQAEDRCKQLEEEQQALQKKLKGTEDEVEKYSESVKDAQEKLEQAEKKATDAEADVASLNRRIQLVEEELDRAQERLATALQKLEEAEKAADESERGMKVIENRAMKDEEKMELQEMQLKEAKHIAEDSDRKYEEVARKLVILEGELERSEERAEVAESKCGDLEEELKIVTNNLKSLEAQADKYSTKEDKYEEEIKLLEEKLKEAETRAEFAERSVAKLEKTIDDLEETLASAKEENVEIHQTLDQTLLELNNL
- the Tpm2 gene encoding tropomyosin beta chain isoform X1; translated protein: MDAIKKKMQMLKLDKENAIDRAEQAEADKKQAEDRCKQLEEEQQALQKKLKGTEDEVEKYSESVKDAQEKLEQAEKKATDAEADVASLNRRIQLVEEELDRAQERLATALQKLEEAEKAADESERGMKVIENRAMKDEEKMELQEMQLKEAKHIAEDSDRKYEEVARKLVILEGELERSEERAEVAESRARQLEEELRTMDQALKSLIASEEEYSTKEDKYEEEIKLLEEKLKEAETRAEFAERSVAKLEKTIDDLEETLASAKEENVEIHQTLDQTLLELNNL
- the Tpm2 gene encoding tropomyosin beta chain isoform X4, whose amino-acid sequence is MDAIKKKMQMLKLDKENAIDRAEQAEADKKQAEDRCKQLEEEQQALQKKLKGTEDEVEKYSESVKDAQEKLEQAEKKATDAEADVASLNRRIQLVEEELDRAQERLATALQKLEEAEKAADESERGMKVIENRAMKDEEKMELQEMQLKEAKHIAEDSDRKYEEVARKLVILEGELERSEERAEVAESKCGDLEEELKIVTNNLKSLEAQADKYSTKEDKYEEEIKLLEEKLKEAETRAEFAERSVAKLEKTIDDLEDEVYAQKMKYKAISEELDNALNDITSL
- the Tpm2 gene encoding tropomyosin beta chain isoform X2 yields the protein MDAIKKKMQMLKLDKENAIDRAEQAEADKKQAEDRCKQLEEEQQALQKKLKGTEDEVEKYSESVKDAQEKLEQAEKKATDAEADVASLNRRIQLVEEELDRAQERLATALQKLEEAEKAADESERGMKVIENRAMKDEEKMELQEMQLKEAKHIAEDSDRKYEEVARKLVILEGELERSEERAEVAESRARQLEEELRTMDQALKSLIASEEEYSTKEDKYEEEIKLLEEKLKEAETRAEFAERSVAKLEKTIDDLEDEVYAQKMKYKAISEELDNALNDITSL